Proteins found in one Cytobacillus luteolus genomic segment:
- the topB gene encoding DNA topoisomerase III: MSKAVVLAEKPSVARDIARVLQCNKKGNGFFEGEKYIVTWALGHLVTLADPETYDEKYKSWKIEDLPMLPNHLKLVVIKQTGKQYQAVKSQLTRKDVQEIIIATDAGREGELVARWILEKALVKKPVKRLWISSVTDKAIKDGFKNLRDGKQYENLYASAVARSEADWYVGMNATRALTTRYNAQLSAGRVQTPTLAIIETREEEIRNFSPRTYYGIMLENNQGLKLTWQDAKTKNSRLFDKAKSDEIIGSLKGKKADVVDVNKSYKKSYAPQLYDLTELQRDANKIFGYSAKETLSIMQKLYEQHKVLTYPRTDSRFLSSDIVDTLKDRIEACRISPYKEFAAKLLRQPIKGNKSFVDDSKVTDHHAIIPTEQHAILSSLSDKERKIYDLVVKRFLAVLFPPFEYEQTTLTVKVGDQMFTAKGKVVLSNGWKEVYENYTDEDDEQEDVKEQLLPSISKGDWLEIKTIRQTTGETQPPRRFNEASLLSAMENPVKYMNTNNKELLKTISETSGLGTVATRADIIEKLFNSFLIEKKGKEIWLTSKGKQLLDLVPEDLKSPTLTAEWEQKLSAISKGALRKDAFITEMKGYTKKVVSEIKYSDKKFKHDNVTGTKCPDCGKLMLEVNGKKGKMLVCQDRECGHRKNIAKVTNARCPNCHKRLELRGEGEGQTFTCKCGHREKLSTFNERKKKDKNTKVSKRDVNNFMKQQQKENDFANSALADALAKLKLDK, translated from the coding sequence ATGAGTAAAGCAGTTGTATTAGCTGAAAAACCCTCAGTTGCCCGTGATATTGCGAGGGTTTTACAGTGTAACAAAAAAGGAAATGGATTTTTTGAAGGAGAGAAGTATATTGTAACTTGGGCACTAGGTCATCTAGTTACTTTGGCTGACCCAGAAACTTATGATGAAAAATATAAGTCCTGGAAAATAGAAGATTTACCTATGCTTCCTAATCACCTAAAGCTAGTTGTTATCAAGCAAACTGGTAAACAATATCAAGCTGTGAAATCTCAACTAACTAGGAAAGACGTTCAAGAAATTATTATAGCAACTGATGCAGGTCGTGAAGGAGAGCTTGTTGCTAGATGGATCCTTGAAAAAGCCCTGGTGAAAAAGCCGGTTAAGCGACTATGGATTTCGTCTGTAACGGATAAAGCAATTAAGGATGGCTTTAAAAACTTACGAGACGGAAAACAATACGAAAACCTTTATGCATCAGCAGTAGCGAGGTCAGAGGCGGATTGGTATGTAGGAATGAACGCTACCCGTGCCCTAACAACTAGATATAATGCTCAACTCTCTGCTGGTAGAGTACAAACGCCAACATTAGCAATCATTGAAACAAGGGAAGAAGAAATACGAAACTTTTCACCTCGTACATACTATGGAATTATGCTTGAGAATAATCAGGGATTAAAGCTTACTTGGCAGGATGCGAAAACAAAAAATAGTCGACTTTTTGATAAAGCTAAATCAGATGAAATTATTGGGAGCTTAAAAGGGAAGAAGGCTGACGTAGTAGACGTAAATAAAAGCTACAAGAAAAGCTACGCTCCACAACTTTATGATTTAACAGAGCTTCAAAGAGATGCGAACAAAATATTTGGGTACTCAGCAAAAGAAACGTTATCAATTATGCAAAAATTATATGAGCAGCATAAGGTTTTAACTTATCCTAGAACAGATTCACGTTTTCTCTCTTCTGATATTGTGGATACGTTAAAAGATCGAATAGAGGCATGTCGTATTAGTCCTTATAAGGAGTTTGCAGCAAAGCTACTTCGTCAACCGATTAAAGGTAATAAGTCCTTTGTAGATGATAGTAAGGTAACAGATCACCATGCCATCATTCCAACTGAACAGCATGCGATTCTTAGTTCCTTGAGTGATAAAGAAAGAAAAATCTATGATCTGGTTGTAAAAAGATTTTTAGCTGTACTTTTTCCACCGTTTGAATATGAACAAACAACCCTTACAGTGAAAGTTGGAGACCAAATGTTTACAGCAAAGGGGAAGGTTGTCTTATCGAACGGATGGAAAGAAGTTTATGAAAATTATACGGATGAAGATGACGAACAAGAGGATGTTAAGGAGCAATTACTTCCTAGTATTTCAAAAGGTGACTGGTTAGAGATTAAAACGATTCGTCAAACGACAGGTGAGACACAACCGCCAAGACGATTTAATGAGGCTAGTTTACTCTCAGCCATGGAGAACCCGGTAAAATACATGAATACAAATAACAAAGAGCTGCTAAAAACGATTTCTGAAACAAGTGGGCTTGGAACAGTAGCTACAAGAGCAGACATCATTGAGAAATTATTTAATAGCTTTTTAATAGAGAAGAAGGGTAAAGAAATTTGGCTAACATCTAAAGGTAAGCAACTTTTAGATTTAGTACCCGAAGATTTAAAATCGCCGACTTTAACAGCTGAATGGGAGCAAAAGCTATCAGCTATTTCAAAAGGTGCTCTTCGCAAAGATGCTTTTATCACAGAGATGAAGGGATATACAAAAAAAGTTGTCTCTGAAATAAAGTATAGTGATAAAAAGTTTAAGCATGATAACGTGACAGGAACTAAATGTCCGGATTGTGGGAAGCTTATGCTTGAAGTGAATGGGAAAAAAGGCAAAATGCTTGTTTGCCAGGATCGGGAATGTGGTCACCGCAAAAACATAGCAAAAGTTACAAATGCTAGATGTCCGAATTGCCATAAACGATTAGAGCTTCGTGGTGAAGGAGAGGGGCAAACTTTTACGTGTAAATGTGGACACAGAGAAAAGCTCTCTACCTTTAATGAACGTAAGAAGAAAGATAAGAATACAAAAGTGTCCAAACGAGACGTTAACAACTTTATGAAACAACAACAAAAAGAAAACGACTTTGCCAACTCAGCCCTAGCAGACGCACTAGCCAAACTAAAACTAGACAAATAA
- a CDS encoding DinB family protein, whose protein sequence is MRDTKAVITSYGEFSKWLISLKELSNEEWIKPIAEGKWSVREMISHFMNWDNYIIATVVPLVKDGEPFGFPEFESFNKLASSYATSGISKDDLLDEVILTRNHLVQVLKDMPEEVITKSLPVGGHTHCPHTGEPYSLIYIIQEFIEHDLHHKRQLQGVLK, encoded by the coding sequence ATGAGAGATACAAAGGCTGTAATTACTAGTTATGGAGAGTTTTCGAAGTGGTTAATTTCATTAAAAGAATTATCGAATGAAGAATGGATAAAGCCTATTGCTGAAGGGAAATGGTCTGTTCGTGAAATGATTTCACACTTTATGAATTGGGATAACTATATAATAGCTACTGTCGTTCCATTAGTTAAAGATGGTGAGCCTTTTGGGTTTCCGGAATTTGAATCTTTTAATAAGTTGGCTTCTAGTTATGCAACGTCAGGTATTTCAAAAGATGATTTACTAGATGAAGTTATCCTAACAAGAAATCATTTAGTTCAGGTGTTAAAGGATATGCCAGAAGAAGTGATAACTAAAAGCTTACCGGTAGGCGGCCATACTCACTGTCCTCACACAGGAGAGCCATACTCTTTGATTTATATCATTCAAGAATTCATCGAGCATGACCTTCACCACAAGAGGCAGTTACAAGGTGTTTTAAAATAA
- a CDS encoding GNAT family N-acetyltransferase yields MVSMQYVQEQSIAYKKTFSNMIEKEWGYLFYNEENPLHYDANHAHLNKSPVQPEVVYNQVLGFFRSRHLPPRYYIYNVEECEAIIEFLLAKGWQFETFKNAIQLWNGKLIELEEIPEIKIEVVDESNYPDALKVECAITEFGGKEVREKAFEFEYKSSAYEHFLLKYKGIPVATACLFIHGKHLQLESVATIKEYRGKGLINHLIFYIQKLTSAKDFENLWVYPINEQVEKIYSRHGFDTVGHYHFGHAFLEGKAIKAIHKGE; encoded by the coding sequence ATGGTTAGTATGCAGTATGTTCAGGAGCAAAGTATTGCCTATAAGAAAACGTTCTCGAATATGATTGAGAAAGAATGGGGTTATTTATTCTATAACGAAGAGAACCCATTACATTATGATGCAAATCATGCTCATTTAAATAAAAGTCCTGTTCAACCGGAAGTAGTGTACAACCAAGTCCTAGGATTTTTCCGGAGTAGACACCTTCCACCACGATACTATATTTATAATGTAGAAGAATGTGAAGCCATTATAGAATTTCTACTAGCCAAAGGCTGGCAATTCGAGACATTTAAAAATGCAATCCAATTATGGAATGGAAAACTAATTGAACTAGAAGAAATTCCAGAAATTAAGATTGAAGTTGTTGACGAATCTAATTATCCAGATGCGTTAAAAGTTGAGTGTGCAATCACTGAATTTGGAGGTAAGGAAGTAAGAGAAAAAGCCTTTGAATTTGAATATAAATCATCAGCTTACGAGCATTTCTTACTAAAATATAAAGGGATTCCTGTTGCAACAGCCTGTTTATTTATCCATGGGAAGCACCTGCAACTTGAAAGTGTAGCAACGATTAAAGAGTATCGTGGTAAAGGGTTGATTAATCATCTAATCTTTTATATTCAAAAGCTAACTTCAGCCAAGGATTTTGAAAATCTATGGGTTTATCCGATTAATGAACAAGTAGAAAAAATCTATTCACGACATGGGTTTGACACAGTTGGACACTATCACTTCGGTCATGCATTCCTGGAAGGAAAAGCAATCAAGGCTATTCATAAAGGGGAATAA
- a CDS encoding GNAT family N-acetyltransferase codes for MEFFIKRASVEDVHLVAPLFNEYRVFYDQASDEEGAGEYIKTRLTNNESVIFLACNEDKTESYGFTQLYPSFSSVSMKKVWILNDLFVASSARRNGIAKELMLAAHEFGKDTKAKGISLETAPDNHGAQQLYESLGYKKDEEYFHYFLTL; via the coding sequence ATGGAATTTTTTATAAAAAGAGCAAGTGTTGAGGATGTACATTTAGTTGCTCCATTATTTAACGAGTATCGAGTGTTTTATGATCAAGCATCCGATGAAGAGGGTGCAGGAGAATACATCAAAACTCGGTTAACAAACAATGAATCTGTCATCTTTCTTGCATGTAATGAAGATAAAACAGAATCATACGGATTTACACAGCTATATCCTTCTTTTTCATCTGTTTCAATGAAAAAAGTTTGGATATTAAATGACTTGTTTGTAGCTTCTTCTGCAAGAAGAAACGGAATTGCTAAGGAATTAATGCTTGCTGCCCATGAATTTGGTAAGGATACAAAAGCAAAAGGAATTTCCTTAGAAACTGCTCCTGATAATCATGGTGCACAACAACTTTATGAATCATTAGGATATAAGAAGGATGAAGAGTACTTTCATTACTTTTTGACACTTTAA
- a CDS encoding glycine betaine uptake BCCT transporter, with amino-acid sequence MKKVTSVFWISLVIAVLFVLWGVIFPDHLTEVMNRAQKFFMVSFGWFYQLTATFFLIFALFLIFSPYGKIKLGKDEDKPEFKYPTWFAMLFSAGMGIGLLFFGVSEPISHFTNPPSAVPGTGAAAREAMRFTYLHWGFHAWAIYATIALALAYYKFRKDLPGLMSATLYPLLGDRVKGPIGIAIDVVAVFATIFGVAASLGLGSQQINGGLSYLTGIPNTFSIQLLIIAVITILFMASAGTGIKRGIKYLSNANLILAVLLFFIMLFMGPTVFLLDLFTTTFGGYIQNLPSMGLRLSPFNEERAAWTQGWTIFYWAWWIAWAPFVGTFIARVSKGRTVREFVIAVLVIPTIVCTIWFAVFGGTAIYFDFNFDTNIAAQSLETALFYVYEQLPLTLVLTIITLFLITTFFITSADSATFVLGMMTTNGDINPANMVKYTWGIILALSAVVLMISGGLAAMQTAIIVSAFPLAIVVILTSIALLKSFKKESKEAKTATK; translated from the coding sequence ATGAAAAAGGTTACATCTGTTTTTTGGATATCGTTAGTTATCGCAGTTCTATTTGTGTTATGGGGGGTTATTTTTCCTGATCACCTGACAGAAGTCATGAATAGAGCACAGAAATTTTTCATGGTTAGCTTCGGCTGGTTTTATCAACTTACAGCAACATTCTTTTTGATTTTTGCTCTATTTTTAATCTTTAGTCCTTACGGAAAAATTAAGCTTGGAAAGGATGAAGATAAGCCAGAATTTAAATATCCAACTTGGTTTGCAATGCTATTTAGCGCGGGTATGGGTATTGGATTATTGTTCTTTGGCGTATCTGAACCAATCTCTCACTTTACAAATCCACCTTCTGCAGTCCCGGGTACAGGAGCAGCAGCCCGAGAAGCAATGCGTTTTACCTATCTCCACTGGGGATTTCACGCCTGGGCAATATATGCAACCATTGCCTTAGCTTTAGCCTATTACAAATTTAGAAAAGATTTACCAGGGTTAATGAGTGCTACACTTTATCCTTTACTTGGCGACCGTGTAAAAGGCCCTATCGGGATCGCTATTGACGTTGTTGCAGTTTTCGCGACAATTTTTGGTGTTGCCGCTTCTTTAGGTCTAGGTTCTCAACAAATTAATGGAGGATTAAGTTATTTAACAGGTATTCCAAATACATTCAGCATACAGCTACTTATTATAGCGGTCATTACAATATTATTTATGGCCTCTGCTGGAACTGGTATTAAGAGGGGAATTAAATATTTAAGTAATGCAAACTTGATATTGGCAGTACTCTTATTTTTCATCATGCTTTTTATGGGACCTACCGTGTTTCTTTTAGATTTGTTTACGACTACATTTGGAGGTTATATTCAAAATCTACCGAGTATGGGATTGCGACTTTCTCCATTTAATGAAGAAAGGGCGGCATGGACGCAAGGCTGGACCATCTTTTACTGGGCATGGTGGATTGCTTGGGCTCCTTTTGTAGGTACTTTTATCGCTCGCGTTTCAAAAGGAAGAACTGTTAGAGAGTTTGTTATCGCAGTGCTTGTGATTCCTACGATTGTTTGTACAATCTGGTTCGCAGTATTTGGCGGAACTGCAATCTATTTTGATTTTAATTTTGATACAAACATTGCTGCTCAAAGTCTAGAGACAGCACTCTTCTATGTTTATGAGCAATTACCACTTACTCTTGTTTTAACAATCATTACTTTATTTTTAATTACAACTTTCTTTATCACATCTGCTGATTCCGCCACATTCGTTTTAGGGATGATGACAACAAATGGTGATATAAATCCAGCTAACATGGTGAAATATACATGGGGGATTATTCTTGCACTATCAGCAGTTGTGTTAATGATTTCTGGTGGTCTTGCTGCAATGCAAACAGCTATCATTGTAAGTGCCTTTCCACTAGCAATTGTCGTTATATTAACCTCAATTGCACTACTTAAAAGCTTCAAGAAAGAGTCTAAAGAAGCAAAGACTGCTACAAAGTAA
- a CDS encoding alpha/beta-type small acid-soluble spore protein yields the protein MAKRRNRLLVPEAREEVDRLKARVLKEKGYSVIEPNQVKFEVANELGVPLNDKYNGSLTSKQAGKVGGEIGGSMVKEMIKMAQQRLSDKQ from the coding sequence ATGGCTAAGAGAAGAAATCGTCTGCTTGTTCCTGAGGCAAGAGAGGAAGTAGATAGACTTAAAGCGCGTGTGTTGAAGGAAAAGGGCTATTCAGTAATCGAGCCTAATCAAGTTAAATTTGAGGTGGCAAATGAACTTGGTGTTCCTCTGAACGATAAATACAATGGGTCACTAACTTCTAAGCAGGCTGGTAAGGTCGGTGGCGAAATTGGTGGAAGCATGGTAAAGGAAATGATAAAAATGGCACAGCAACGTCTTTCAGATAAGCAATGA
- a CDS encoding HU family DNA-binding protein, producing the protein MNKTELVNAVAEASELSKKDATKAVDAVFDAIQDALKGGDKVQLIGFGNFEVRERAARKGRNPQTGEEIEIAASKVPAFKPGKALKDAVN; encoded by the coding sequence ATGAACAAAACAGAATTAGTAAATGCAGTTGCTGAAGCTAGTGAACTTTCAAAAAAGGATGCTACTAAAGCTGTAGACGCAGTTTTCGATGCAATCCAAGATGCCCTTAAAGGCGGAGATAAAGTACAACTAATCGGTTTTGGAAACTTTGAAGTTCGTGAGCGTGCAGCTCGTAAAGGCCGCAACCCACAAACTGGTGAAGAAATCGAAATCGCTGCTAGCAAAGTACCTGCGTTCAAACCAGGTAAAGCACTTAAAGACGCAGTAAACTAA
- the pflA gene encoding pyruvate formate-lyase-activating protein translates to MKGYIHSIESCGTVDGPGLRYIVFTQGCLLRCQFCHNPDTWGIGKGKEISVEEIIDDLKSYLPFIKASNGGITVSGGEPLLQLDFLYELFTECKKLGIHTTIDSSGGCYSHDEEFQKKLLKVLEVTDLILLDIKHINSQKHLKLTGKPNEHILEFAQLLSELKKPIWIRHVLVPGITDDPEDLKELKGFINQLSNVDKIEILPYHKLGVYKWQALGLRYPLEGVEPPTPESIQMASDILL, encoded by the coding sequence ATGAAAGGTTACATTCATTCAATTGAGTCCTGTGGTACCGTTGATGGACCAGGATTAAGATATATTGTTTTTACTCAAGGCTGTTTATTAAGATGCCAGTTTTGCCATAACCCCGATACATGGGGAATCGGAAAAGGCAAAGAAATAAGTGTAGAAGAAATTATTGATGATTTAAAATCATATCTACCATTTATCAAAGCGTCTAATGGGGGAATTACGGTTAGTGGTGGTGAGCCATTATTGCAGTTAGATTTCTTGTATGAGCTTTTTACAGAATGTAAAAAGCTTGGCATCCATACTACCATTGATAGCTCTGGCGGATGTTATAGTCATGATGAAGAGTTCCAAAAGAAGCTTCTAAAGGTATTAGAAGTAACAGATCTAATTCTATTGGACATAAAACATATTAATAGTCAAAAGCATCTTAAGCTAACTGGTAAACCGAATGAGCACATTCTAGAGTTTGCACAACTCCTTTCAGAACTTAAAAAACCTATTTGGATTCGTCATGTACTCGTTCCTGGTATCACCGATGATCCAGAAGATTTAAAAGAACTTAAAGGCTTTATTAATCAATTATCAAATGTAGATAAAATTGAAATACTTCCTTATCACAAGCTAGGAGTGTATAAATGGCAAGCACTAGGCCTACGCTATCCACTTGAAGGAGTAGAACCACCAACTCCAGAATCGATACAAATGGCATCAGACATCCTTTTATAA
- the pflB gene encoding formate C-acetyltransferase, translating into MKQWQGFTLGDWTNEINVRDFILNNISIYEGNESFLAPATEPTKALWKQVMELTKQERENGGVLDMDTEIVSTITSHGAGYLNVNQEKIVGLQTDQPFKRSLQPFGGIRMAEQACESYGYKVNEEVSNVFSNFRKTHNQGVFDAYNDDMKAVRKAGIITGLPDAYGRGRIIGDYRLVALYGIDKLIEEKQADLRNGPKTMTEEVIRLREEISEQIRALEEVKDMAKTYGFDISEPATTAVEAFQWLYFGYLAAIKEQNGAAMSLGRTSSFLDIYIERDIKNGVLTEEEAQELVDHFVMKLRLVKFARTPDYNELFSGDPTWVTEAIGGISIEGLPLVTKNSFRFLHTLDNLGPAPEPNLTVLWSTKLPEAFKKYCANMSIKTSSIQYENDDIMRPEFGDDYGIACCVSAMKIGKQMQFFGARANLAKALLYAINGGVDEKLKAQIGPTFAPVTSEFLEYEDVMNKFDNVMEWLAETYINTLNVIHYMHDKYSYERIELALHDTDVERTMATGIAGLSVVADSLSAIKYAKVKPIRDENGIAVDFEIDGDFPKYGNNDDRVDEIAVELVKTFMTKLRKHKTYRDSKHTLSILTITSNVVYGLKTGNTPDGRRAGEPFAPGANPLHGRDSKGALASLSSVAKLPYEYALDGISNTFSIVPKALGKEEETQVVNLVAILDGYAVKKGHHLNINVFNRETLLDAMEHPEEYPQLTIRVSGYAVNFVKLTREQQIDVINRTFHGSL; encoded by the coding sequence ATGAAACAATGGCAAGGCTTTACACTTGGTGACTGGACAAATGAAATTAATGTTAGAGATTTCATTTTAAATAATATATCGATCTATGAAGGTAATGAATCTTTCTTAGCACCTGCTACCGAACCTACAAAAGCTCTCTGGAAACAAGTGATGGAACTTACAAAGCAGGAACGCGAAAATGGCGGTGTCCTGGATATGGATACTGAAATTGTATCAACGATTACATCACATGGCGCTGGTTATTTAAACGTAAACCAAGAGAAAATTGTTGGCTTACAAACTGATCAACCTTTTAAGCGTTCTCTACAACCATTTGGTGGAATTCGAATGGCTGAACAAGCATGCGAGTCATATGGTTACAAAGTGAATGAGGAAGTAAGCAACGTGTTTTCAAACTTCCGTAAAACACATAATCAAGGTGTTTTCGATGCTTATAATGATGACATGAAAGCTGTTCGTAAGGCTGGTATCATCACTGGACTTCCTGATGCATATGGTCGTGGAAGAATCATCGGTGACTATCGCCTGGTAGCACTTTATGGAATTGATAAGTTAATTGAAGAAAAGCAAGCTGACCTTCGTAATGGTCCAAAAACAATGACAGAAGAAGTGATCCGCCTTCGCGAGGAAATTTCTGAACAAATTAGAGCACTAGAAGAAGTGAAGGATATGGCAAAGACATATGGCTTTGACATCTCTGAGCCTGCTACAACTGCAGTAGAAGCTTTTCAGTGGTTGTATTTCGGATACCTAGCAGCTATTAAGGAACAAAATGGAGCTGCAATGAGCTTAGGACGCACAAGTTCTTTCCTTGATATCTATATTGAAAGAGATATCAAAAATGGTGTATTAACTGAAGAAGAAGCACAAGAATTAGTTGACCATTTTGTCATGAAGCTTCGCTTAGTTAAGTTTGCAAGAACTCCTGATTATAATGAGCTATTCAGTGGTGACCCGACTTGGGTAACTGAAGCTATTGGTGGTATCTCAATCGAGGGCCTTCCATTGGTAACGAAGAACTCATTTAGATTTCTTCACACATTGGATAACCTAGGTCCGGCTCCAGAACCAAACTTAACCGTTCTATGGTCTACAAAATTGCCAGAAGCATTCAAAAAATACTGTGCAAACATGTCTATCAAAACTAGCTCAATCCAATATGAAAATGATGATATTATGCGTCCTGAATTTGGCGATGATTATGGAATTGCGTGCTGTGTTTCTGCAATGAAGATTGGTAAACAGATGCAATTTTTCGGAGCACGTGCGAACCTTGCAAAAGCTTTACTTTATGCAATAAATGGTGGCGTAGACGAAAAGCTAAAAGCTCAAATTGGCCCTACGTTTGCACCAGTCACTTCTGAATTTTTAGAGTATGAAGATGTAATGAACAAGTTTGACAATGTGATGGAATGGCTTGCCGAAACGTATATAAATACACTTAATGTAATTCATTATATGCATGATAAGTATTCTTACGAGCGCATCGAACTAGCTTTACATGATACAGATGTAGAGCGTACGATGGCAACAGGAATTGCAGGATTATCTGTTGTAGCTGATTCTTTAAGTGCAATTAAATATGCAAAAGTAAAACCAATTCGTGATGAAAATGGAATTGCAGTTGACTTTGAAATTGATGGCGACTTCCCTAAATACGGAAATAATGATGATCGTGTTGATGAGATTGCCGTTGAGCTAGTGAAAACATTTATGACAAAGCTTAGAAAGCATAAAACCTACAGAGATTCTAAACACACTTTATCTATTTTAACGATTACCTCAAATGTTGTTTATGGCTTAAAAACAGGAAATACACCTGATGGAAGACGTGCCGGAGAACCATTTGCACCAGGAGCAAACCCATTACATGGAAGAGATTCTAAAGGAGCACTAGCATCATTAAGCTCAGTTGCAAAATTACCATATGAATATGCATTGGATGGAATTTCCAACACCTTCTCAATTGTGCCAAAAGCACTAGGGAAAGAGGAAGAAACACAGGTTGTAAATCTAGTAGCAATATTAGATGGATATGCAGTTAAAAAGGGGCACCATTTAAATATAAATGTATTTAATCGTGAAACCTTACTTGATGCAATGGAGCATCCAGAAGAGTACCCGCAATTAACCATCCGTGTTTCTGGTTACGCAGTTAACTTTGTCAAACTAACTCGTGAGCAACAGATCGATGTGATTAATCGCACATTCCACGGAAGCTTATAG
- a CDS encoding GNAT family N-acetyltransferase — MFRDKDINEIAVIINEIYHVEKVGGLTTVEELNQWFDEPGEEIRENTFVALHDEKIIGYNALCHVKGDSSIHVYSYGTVHPNWRRKGIGTKLVSHSIEHLRARANNEKQTIIYDQMVRTHIKGQNELAEKLGLQKHTDLLSYQCKSLK, encoded by the coding sequence TTGTTTCGAGACAAGGATATTAATGAAATAGCAGTCATAATCAACGAGATATACCATGTTGAAAAGGTTGGAGGGCTGACAACCGTAGAAGAACTGAATCAATGGTTTGATGAGCCAGGAGAAGAAATAAGGGAAAATACATTTGTCGCTTTACACGATGAAAAAATTATTGGTTATAATGCCTTATGTCATGTAAAGGGAGACTCTTCTATTCACGTCTATAGTTATGGAACTGTCCATCCAAACTGGAGAAGAAAAGGTATTGGTACAAAGCTTGTTAGCCACTCAATCGAACATTTGAGAGCACGAGCTAACAATGAAAAGCAAACGATTATTTATGATCAAATGGTGCGAACACATATAAAGGGACAAAATGAACTAGCAGAAAAGCTAGGCCTCCAAAAACATACCGATTTATTATCTTATCAATGTAAATCCTTGAAATAA
- a CDS encoding GNAT family N-acetyltransferase, which produces MESVKYEFTSSEFSEEFYLLCNNEKSERVGFLSSYITDEKKGVISTIAVLRKYQGKGIGKALLREVMNRMKIKGIAEVRLTVDTQNPTSAIKLYESHGFTADKQIIEYIYPISPTEEE; this is translated from the coding sequence ATAGAAAGTGTAAAATATGAGTTTACTAGCTCAGAGTTCTCGGAGGAATTCTACCTACTTTGTAATAATGAGAAAAGTGAGAGAGTGGGATTCTTATCAAGCTATATCACCGATGAGAAGAAAGGTGTCATTTCAACGATAGCTGTACTTAGGAAGTATCAGGGTAAAGGCATTGGAAAAGCTCTTTTGCGAGAGGTAATGAACAGAATGAAAATTAAAGGTATTGCTGAAGTGAGGTTAACCGTTGATACTCAAAACCCCACATCTGCCATTAAGTTATACGAAAGCCATGGATTTACTGCTGATAAACAGATAATTGAATACATCTATCCTATATCGCCTACTGAGGAGGAGTAA